A DNA window from Vigna unguiculata cultivar IT97K-499-35 chromosome 10, ASM411807v1, whole genome shotgun sequence contains the following coding sequences:
- the LOC114167537 gene encoding TMV resistance protein N-like isoform X1: protein MTSHQFLSMDNSSSSYKLPEKYDVLINFTGDDIHRKFVSHLDSVLTSVGISTFLHHQNSVKATHIQQPILKNCRVAIVVFTQTYSQSAWCLNQLQQIIKWHETYLRHVLPVYYEIQPSDVRLQKGDFGKALKATAQQTFSGQQLEDAMSRWSYALTKAANFFGWDENNHRSDAELVDKIVKSLLNLPVLSATRFPVGLQSHVEDLIRTINSKSREVCTIRICGQGGSGKTTLAKAIYHQIQCKFRMKSFIEDIEQLSGTRRDLRLQEQLLLDVLKTKVEIPSVDVGRTMIQERLSGKRVLIVLDHVYYFCELLNLLKYRHSFSEGTVIIITAEKEMLLGEYQTETVFWVEQMDINESLELLSWHAFREAKPIQEYDDLAKQVVNYCGGLPLTLELIGSSLFERTKEEWQRVIFGLEDTRKYAVQQKFEVIFHALLNEMEKNLFLDVCCFFVGKGRGYVTKILNGWGVNADIGIRVLMERNLIKIKKNNKLGMHPLLQQMGITISVKEPGKNRRLWFDKDKKYGTQNMQWLPVEDPFRRVHPTENSQYRHKKLGWISSLLFSSQGTKANKRFSPKRDEVGMSVNSEYLLQKLKWTIVHGFPSEYLHRKFYVHDAIGIDLKHSLLRLVWKKPQVLRWLKVLNLSHSKYLKETPDFSGLPSLEQLILKHCSRLRKVHRSIGSLNNLILLNLKDCTSLSNLPREIFELKSLRTLILSGCSMIDQMENDLVQMESLITLIAENTAVKEVPFSIVSSRSIGYISLHRFEGLSSNLFPSIIGSWMSPTMNPISCIHSFCMDMADNSWDDMAPLLSTLANLRSVLVACDTEFQLSEQVKNILVEYFANITEAGISKQHFRCSLIGVGAYHQFFNAVGDNIYEVLASSESCDVSLPVVNDPYCLAHMGEGHSVSFTVPQDCDMKGMVLCVVYLSTPKIIEPEFTTVLIVNYSKCTFQIHNHGTIICFNDEDWHGIMSNLESGDTVEIFVNFGNGLVVKNTAVYLICGESKNMEKASEPKHSLIRFIKKVVM from the exons ATGACCTCTCATCAATTCCTTTCCATGGATAATTCCTCCTCTTCATACAAACTCCCAGAGAAGTACGATGTGCTCATCAACTTTACTGGAGACGACATCCACAGAAAATTTGTTTCTCATCTCGACTCTGTCCTCACTTCTGTTGGAATCTCCACTTTCCTTCACCACCAGAATTCAGTGAAGGCAACTCACATCCAACAACCTATTCTCAAGAACTGTCGGGTAGCCATTGTTGTTTTCACCCAAACCTATTCTCAATCTGCTTGGTGTCTTAATCAGCTTCAACAAATAATCAAATGGCATGAAACTTATCTCCGACATGTTCTGCCCGTATATTACGAAATCCAGCCATCTGATGTACGTCTTCAGAAAGGTGATTTTGGAAAAGCCTTGAAGGCAACTGCACAACAAACATTTTCAGGACAACAACTGGAGGATGCCATGTCCAGGTGGAGCTATGCACTCACCAAAGCTGCAAATTTCTTTGGATGGGACGAGAATAATCACAG GAGTGATGCTGAACTAGTGGACAAAATTGTTAAGAGCCTTCTTAATTTACCAGTCCTGTCAGCTACTAGATTTCCAGTTGGATTACAATCTCACGTGGAAGATCTGATTCGAACTATAAATAGTAAATCCAGGGAAGTTTGTACAATAAGGATATGTGGACAGGGAGGCTCTGGTAAAACCACCCTTGCTAAAGCCATCTACCATCAAATTCAATGTAAATTCAGGATGAAAAGTTTCATTGAAGATATTGAACAACTTAGCGGAACAAGAAGGGATCTTCGTTTACAAGAACAACTTCTTTTAGATGTCCTAAAAACAAAGGTAGAGATACCTAGCGTTGATGTGGGGAGAACTATGATTCAGGAAAGACTTTCTGGGAAAAGGGTGCTAATTGTACTTGACCATGTGTATTACTTTTGTGAACTTTTAAACCTACTGAAATATCGTCATTCGTTCAGTGAAGGAACTGTAATAATCATTACAGCAGAAAAGGAAATGCTACTGGGTGAATATCAAACTGAAACTGTTTTTTGGGTAGAGCAAATGGACATAAATGAGTCCCTTGAGCTTCTTAGTTGGCACGCATTTAGAGAAGCAAAACCAATACAAGAATACGACGACCTTGCAAAACAAGTAGTTAATTATTGTGGAGGACTACCTCTAACTCTTGAACTCATTGGAAGTAGTTTATTTGAAAGGACGAAAGAAGAATGGCAACGTGTAATTTTTGGATTAGAGGACACTCGCAAGTATGCTGTTCAACAGAAATTTGAAGTTATCTTCCACGCTTTACTCaatgaaatggaaaaaaatttattcctAGATGTATGTTGTTTCTTTGTTGGTAAGGGCAGAGGCTATGTTACGAAGATCCTAAATGGCTGGGGAGTAAACGCTGATATTGGAATAAGAGTTCTCATGGAGCGCAACCTcataaaaattaagaagaacaacaaattggGAATGCATCCTTTGCTACAACAAATGGGAATAACAATTTCTGTAAAGGAACCTGGGAAGAACAGGCGACTCTGGTTTGATaaggataaaaaatat GGAACACAAAACATGCAGTGGTTGCCCGTGGAAGATCCCTTCAGAAGAGTACACCCGACAGAAAATTCTCAGTACCGTCATAAAAAACTAGGATGGATCAGTTCTTTGCTCTTTTCATCACAGGGGACAAAAGCCAATAAGAGGTTTTCTCCGAAACGGGATGAAGTAGGAATGTCTGTAAATTCTGAATACCTTTTACAGAAACTGAAATGGACCATTGTGCATGGGTTTCCGTCAGAATACCTTCATAGAAAATTTTATGTGCATGATGCAATAGGGATTGATTTAAAACACAGTCTTCTTCGACTCGTCTGGAAAAAACCACAG GTTTTAAGGTGGCTAAAAGTCCTTAATCTTAGTCACTCCAAGTATTTAAAAGAAACTCCCGACTTTTCCGGATTACCAAGTCTTGAACAACTCATTTTGAAACATTGTTCAAGATTGCGCAAAGTACACCGATCTATTGGATCACTCAACAATCTTATACTGCTAAATTTGAAAGACTGTACAAGTCTAAGCAATCTCCCAAGAGAGATATTTGAGTTGAAATCTTTAAGAACTCTCATTCTCTCTGGTTGTTCCATGATTGACCAAATGGAAAATGATTTAGTGCAGATGGAATCCTTGATAACTCTAATTGCTGAAAATACAGCTGTGAAAGAAGTGCCTTTTTCAATTGTAAGCTCAAGAAGCATTGGATACATATCCCTACATCGATTTGAGGGATTATCAAGTAATCTTTTTCCTTCTATCATTGGGTCTTGGATGTCGCCAACGATGAATCCCATATCTTGTATTCATTCGTTTTGCATGGATATGGCGGATAATAGTTGGGATGATATGGCACCATTGCTAAGCACCCTTGCCAATCTTCGAAGTGTTTTGGTAGCATGTGACACCGAGTTTCAATTATCTGAgcaagtgaaaaatattttggtcGAATATTTTGCGAATATTACAGAAGCAGGAATTTCAAAGCAGCACTTCAGGTGTTCTTTGATTGGTGTTGGAGCATACCATCAATTCTTCAATGCTGTCGGCGATAACATATATGAG GTATTGGCAAGCAGTGAGTCTTGTGATGTTTCTCTCCCAGTTGTCAATGATCCTTATTGTTTGGCGCATATGGGTGAGGGACACTCTGTTTCCTTCACTGTGCCTCAAGATTGTGACATGAAGGGAATGGTTTtatgtgttgtttatttatcaacTCCTAAAATCATTGAACCTGAATTTACTACTGTCTTAATTGTTAATTACTCAAAGTGCACATTCCAGATACACAACCATGGCACAATAATTTGCTTTAATGATGAAGATTGGCATGGTATAATGTCAAACTTAGAATCTGGAGACACGGTGGAGATTTTTGTGAATTTTGGTAATGGATTGGTGGTCAAGAACACAGCTGTTTATCTGATATGTGGTGAATCAAAGAACATGGAAAAAGCGTCTGAGCCAAAACATTCTCTCATTAGATTCATAAAGAAAGTTGTAATGTGA
- the LOC114167537 gene encoding TMV resistance protein N-like isoform X2: protein MTSHQFLSMDNSSSSYKLPEKYDVLINFTGDDIHRKFVSHLDSVLTSVGISTFLHHQNSVKATHIQQPILKNCRVAIVVFTQTYSQSAWCLNQLQQIIKWHETYLRHVLPVYYEIQPSDVRLQKGDFGKALKATAQQTFSGQQLEDAMSRWSYALTKAANFFGWDENNHRSDAELVDKIVKSLLNLPVLSATRFPVGLQSHVEDLIRTINSKSREVCTIRICGQGGSGKTTLAKAIYHQIQCKFRMKSFIEDIEQLSGTRRDLRLQEQLLLDVLKTKVEIPSVDVGRTMIQERLSGKRVLIVLDHVYYFCELLNLLKYRHSFSEGTVIIITAEKEMLLGEYQTETVFWVEQMDINESLELLSWHAFREAKPIQEYDDLAKQVVNYCGGLPLTLELIGSSLFERTKEEWQRVIFGLEDTRKGYVTKILNGWGVNADIGIRVLMERNLIKIKKNNKLGMHPLLQQMGITISVKEPGKNRRLWFDKDKKYGTQNMQWLPVEDPFRRVHPTENSQYRHKKLGWISSLLFSSQGTKANKRFSPKRDEVGMSVNSEYLLQKLKWTIVHGFPSEYLHRKFYVHDAIGIDLKHSLLRLVWKKPQVLRWLKVLNLSHSKYLKETPDFSGLPSLEQLILKHCSRLRKVHRSIGSLNNLILLNLKDCTSLSNLPREIFELKSLRTLILSGCSMIDQMENDLVQMESLITLIAENTAVKEVPFSIVSSRSIGYISLHRFEGLSSNLFPSIIGSWMSPTMNPISCIHSFCMDMADNSWDDMAPLLSTLANLRSVLVACDTEFQLSEQVKNILVEYFANITEAGISKQHFRCSLIGVGAYHQFFNAVGDNIYEVLASSESCDVSLPVVNDPYCLAHMGEGHSVSFTVPQDCDMKGMVLCVVYLSTPKIIEPEFTTVLIVNYSKCTFQIHNHGTIICFNDEDWHGIMSNLESGDTVEIFVNFGNGLVVKNTAVYLICGESKNMEKASEPKHSLIRFIKKVVM, encoded by the exons ATGACCTCTCATCAATTCCTTTCCATGGATAATTCCTCCTCTTCATACAAACTCCCAGAGAAGTACGATGTGCTCATCAACTTTACTGGAGACGACATCCACAGAAAATTTGTTTCTCATCTCGACTCTGTCCTCACTTCTGTTGGAATCTCCACTTTCCTTCACCACCAGAATTCAGTGAAGGCAACTCACATCCAACAACCTATTCTCAAGAACTGTCGGGTAGCCATTGTTGTTTTCACCCAAACCTATTCTCAATCTGCTTGGTGTCTTAATCAGCTTCAACAAATAATCAAATGGCATGAAACTTATCTCCGACATGTTCTGCCCGTATATTACGAAATCCAGCCATCTGATGTACGTCTTCAGAAAGGTGATTTTGGAAAAGCCTTGAAGGCAACTGCACAACAAACATTTTCAGGACAACAACTGGAGGATGCCATGTCCAGGTGGAGCTATGCACTCACCAAAGCTGCAAATTTCTTTGGATGGGACGAGAATAATCACAG GAGTGATGCTGAACTAGTGGACAAAATTGTTAAGAGCCTTCTTAATTTACCAGTCCTGTCAGCTACTAGATTTCCAGTTGGATTACAATCTCACGTGGAAGATCTGATTCGAACTATAAATAGTAAATCCAGGGAAGTTTGTACAATAAGGATATGTGGACAGGGAGGCTCTGGTAAAACCACCCTTGCTAAAGCCATCTACCATCAAATTCAATGTAAATTCAGGATGAAAAGTTTCATTGAAGATATTGAACAACTTAGCGGAACAAGAAGGGATCTTCGTTTACAAGAACAACTTCTTTTAGATGTCCTAAAAACAAAGGTAGAGATACCTAGCGTTGATGTGGGGAGAACTATGATTCAGGAAAGACTTTCTGGGAAAAGGGTGCTAATTGTACTTGACCATGTGTATTACTTTTGTGAACTTTTAAACCTACTGAAATATCGTCATTCGTTCAGTGAAGGAACTGTAATAATCATTACAGCAGAAAAGGAAATGCTACTGGGTGAATATCAAACTGAAACTGTTTTTTGGGTAGAGCAAATGGACATAAATGAGTCCCTTGAGCTTCTTAGTTGGCACGCATTTAGAGAAGCAAAACCAATACAAGAATACGACGACCTTGCAAAACAAGTAGTTAATTATTGTGGAGGACTACCTCTAACTCTTGAACTCATTGGAAGTAGTTTATTTGAAAGGACGAAAGAAGAATGGCAACGTGTAATTTTTGGATTAGAGGACACTCGCAA AGGCTATGTTACGAAGATCCTAAATGGCTGGGGAGTAAACGCTGATATTGGAATAAGAGTTCTCATGGAGCGCAACCTcataaaaattaagaagaacaacaaattggGAATGCATCCTTTGCTACAACAAATGGGAATAACAATTTCTGTAAAGGAACCTGGGAAGAACAGGCGACTCTGGTTTGATaaggataaaaaatat GGAACACAAAACATGCAGTGGTTGCCCGTGGAAGATCCCTTCAGAAGAGTACACCCGACAGAAAATTCTCAGTACCGTCATAAAAAACTAGGATGGATCAGTTCTTTGCTCTTTTCATCACAGGGGACAAAAGCCAATAAGAGGTTTTCTCCGAAACGGGATGAAGTAGGAATGTCTGTAAATTCTGAATACCTTTTACAGAAACTGAAATGGACCATTGTGCATGGGTTTCCGTCAGAATACCTTCATAGAAAATTTTATGTGCATGATGCAATAGGGATTGATTTAAAACACAGTCTTCTTCGACTCGTCTGGAAAAAACCACAG GTTTTAAGGTGGCTAAAAGTCCTTAATCTTAGTCACTCCAAGTATTTAAAAGAAACTCCCGACTTTTCCGGATTACCAAGTCTTGAACAACTCATTTTGAAACATTGTTCAAGATTGCGCAAAGTACACCGATCTATTGGATCACTCAACAATCTTATACTGCTAAATTTGAAAGACTGTACAAGTCTAAGCAATCTCCCAAGAGAGATATTTGAGTTGAAATCTTTAAGAACTCTCATTCTCTCTGGTTGTTCCATGATTGACCAAATGGAAAATGATTTAGTGCAGATGGAATCCTTGATAACTCTAATTGCTGAAAATACAGCTGTGAAAGAAGTGCCTTTTTCAATTGTAAGCTCAAGAAGCATTGGATACATATCCCTACATCGATTTGAGGGATTATCAAGTAATCTTTTTCCTTCTATCATTGGGTCTTGGATGTCGCCAACGATGAATCCCATATCTTGTATTCATTCGTTTTGCATGGATATGGCGGATAATAGTTGGGATGATATGGCACCATTGCTAAGCACCCTTGCCAATCTTCGAAGTGTTTTGGTAGCATGTGACACCGAGTTTCAATTATCTGAgcaagtgaaaaatattttggtcGAATATTTTGCGAATATTACAGAAGCAGGAATTTCAAAGCAGCACTTCAGGTGTTCTTTGATTGGTGTTGGAGCATACCATCAATTCTTCAATGCTGTCGGCGATAACATATATGAG GTATTGGCAAGCAGTGAGTCTTGTGATGTTTCTCTCCCAGTTGTCAATGATCCTTATTGTTTGGCGCATATGGGTGAGGGACACTCTGTTTCCTTCACTGTGCCTCAAGATTGTGACATGAAGGGAATGGTTTtatgtgttgtttatttatcaacTCCTAAAATCATTGAACCTGAATTTACTACTGTCTTAATTGTTAATTACTCAAAGTGCACATTCCAGATACACAACCATGGCACAATAATTTGCTTTAATGATGAAGATTGGCATGGTATAATGTCAAACTTAGAATCTGGAGACACGGTGGAGATTTTTGTGAATTTTGGTAATGGATTGGTGGTCAAGAACACAGCTGTTTATCTGATATGTGGTGAATCAAAGAACATGGAAAAAGCGTCTGAGCCAAAACATTCTCTCATTAGATTCATAAAGAAAGTTGTAATGTGA